A single genomic interval of Agarivorans aestuarii harbors:
- the lpxD gene encoding UDP-3-O-(3-hydroxymyristoyl)glucosamine N-acyltransferase, translated as MTLSLGQIAEQLGLPLQGDPELVISNIAPFEKAGEQEISFLTNAKYKPLLATSKAGALILSKSHADAFSGNSLISEDPYVSYAQLAQLLDNTPACASNIHPSAIVEEGATIGGNVAIGANAVIESGAVLGDNAQIGAGCFIGKNTKIGAETKLWANCSIYHEVQIGQQCLIQSNTVIGCDGFGYANKQGQWVKIPQLGTVIIGDKVEIGASVSIDRGALDNTEIASNVIIDNQVHIAHNVTIGTGTAIAGTTGIAGSTNIGRYCIIGGGVGINGHIDICDQVTITGYSMVTKSISEPGTYSSGMPTQANRQWRKSMARLSQIDEMHKRIVSLERKNSAKAD; from the coding sequence ATGACACTAAGCCTTGGCCAAATCGCTGAGCAACTCGGGCTTCCCCTTCAGGGTGATCCCGAGCTAGTTATTTCAAATATTGCTCCCTTTGAAAAAGCCGGGGAGCAAGAGATAAGCTTTTTAACTAACGCAAAGTACAAACCTTTGTTGGCCACTAGTAAAGCTGGTGCACTTATTTTGTCGAAAAGTCATGCCGACGCTTTTTCTGGAAATAGCTTAATTAGCGAAGACCCTTATGTTAGTTACGCTCAATTAGCGCAACTACTAGATAACACCCCTGCTTGCGCAAGCAATATTCACCCTTCTGCTATTGTTGAAGAAGGCGCGACAATAGGCGGTAATGTAGCTATTGGTGCTAATGCGGTTATTGAAAGTGGTGCTGTTTTAGGTGATAACGCACAAATCGGGGCTGGCTGCTTCATCGGTAAAAATACAAAAATTGGTGCCGAGACAAAATTATGGGCCAATTGTAGCATCTACCATGAAGTTCAAATTGGTCAACAGTGTTTAATTCAAAGTAATACTGTGATTGGTTGTGATGGCTTTGGGTATGCCAATAAGCAAGGCCAATGGGTGAAAATACCGCAGTTGGGCACGGTGATTATTGGCGATAAAGTTGAAATCGGCGCATCGGTGTCTATCGACCGAGGCGCGCTGGATAATACTGAGATCGCGTCAAACGTGATTATCGATAATCAAGTGCATATCGCTCACAATGTAACGATTGGCACCGGAACTGCAATTGCAGGTACTACTGGTATTGCTGGTAGCACTAATATTGGCCGTTATTGCATTATTGGTGGTGGAGTTGGCATTAATGGTCACATTGATATATGCGACCAAGTGACTATCACCGGTTACTCTATGGTTACCAAATCAATTAGTGAACCGGGCACTTACTCTTCAGGCATGCCTACCCAAGCTAATCGTCAGTGGCGAAAATCAATGGCTCGCCTATCTCAAATCGATGAGATGCATAAACGCATTGTGAGCTTAGAGCGCAAGAACAGCGCCAAAGCCGACTAA
- the lpxB gene encoding lipid-A-disaccharide synthase, translated as MAQADLHIAIVAGEVSGDILGAGLISALKQKYPNARFSGIAGPLMQEQGCEALFDMEELSVMGLVEVLGRLPRILKIRKQLLQQYIQSPPDIYIGIDAPDFNLGVEHKLHAKGVKTVHYVSPSVWAWKQKRVFKIKQGCNKILVFLPFEKAFYDRFEVPCEFVGHTLADQVAMHSPQLPAVEQLGLDSTRKVLAILPGSRNAEVGLLTPVFLESAKKLLKLYPDLQLVAPLVNQRRREQFEALVSEHAPELDIKVVDGQARTVMTAADAILLASGTATLEAMLVKRPMVVAYRFKPLTYRIAKLIVNAKFAALPNLLADKMIVQEYVQEDCTSDNIVAELSRLLKSDNSELIDKFTELHQQIRCDADQKAAQAVIEVINS; from the coding sequence ATGGCCCAAGCGGATTTGCATATCGCTATTGTCGCCGGGGAAGTCTCCGGCGATATTTTAGGTGCCGGATTAATTTCTGCGCTTAAACAGAAATACCCCAATGCGCGCTTTTCCGGCATTGCTGGTCCCTTAATGCAAGAGCAGGGCTGTGAGGCCTTGTTTGATATGGAAGAGCTGTCGGTAATGGGCCTAGTGGAAGTGCTAGGGCGCTTGCCGCGTATTCTTAAAATCCGCAAGCAACTGCTCCAACAATATATCCAATCTCCACCAGATATTTATATTGGTATTGATGCTCCAGATTTTAACTTAGGTGTAGAACATAAACTGCACGCTAAGGGTGTTAAAACCGTTCATTACGTAAGCCCCTCGGTTTGGGCATGGAAACAAAAGCGCGTTTTCAAAATTAAACAAGGCTGCAATAAAATTCTGGTTTTCTTGCCATTTGAAAAAGCCTTTTATGATCGCTTCGAAGTGCCTTGCGAGTTCGTTGGCCACACTCTTGCTGATCAAGTTGCTATGCATAGCCCGCAGCTTCCAGCCGTCGAACAGTTGGGTTTAGATAGCACTAGAAAAGTGCTGGCTATTTTGCCTGGTAGCCGAAATGCTGAGGTGGGTTTACTTACGCCAGTGTTTCTTGAGTCCGCCAAAAAATTACTTAAGCTATACCCAGATTTGCAGCTGGTTGCTCCTTTGGTGAATCAACGTCGGCGAGAACAATTTGAAGCTTTAGTTAGTGAGCATGCCCCAGAACTAGATATTAAAGTGGTAGACGGACAAGCTCGCACCGTAATGACTGCAGCAGACGCTATTTTGTTAGCTTCTGGAACGGCAACACTAGAAGCTATGTTAGTAAAACGGCCTATGGTGGTTGCTTATCGTTTCAAGCCTTTGACGTATCGAATTGCAAAGCTAATTGTTAATGCCAAGTTTGCCGCGTTGCCTAACTTACTTGCCGACAAAATGATTGTGCAAGAATATGTGCAAGAAGACTGCACCAGCGACAACATTGTGGCTGAGCTAAGCCGCCTGCTCAAAAGCGATAATAGCGAACTTATTGATAAGTTTACCGAATTGCACCAGCAAATCCGTTGTGATGCCGACCAAAAAGCAGCGCAA
- the fabZ gene encoding 3-hydroxyacyl-ACP dehydratase FabZ, protein MTTQLNRLEIQDIMELLPHRYPFLLVDRVLDFEEGKTLHAIKNVTFNEPFFTGHFPQQPVFPGVLILEALAQCTGILAFKSTTKPAENELYYFAGIDNARFKKPVGPGDVLHLEVELLRDRRGIGKFSCVAKVEGEVVCSGEIMCARRAYK, encoded by the coding sequence TTGACTACACAACTAAACCGCTTAGAAATTCAAGACATCATGGAGCTATTGCCTCACCGCTACCCATTCTTATTGGTAGACCGGGTATTGGATTTTGAAGAAGGTAAAACGCTACACGCCATTAAAAATGTAACGTTTAACGAACCGTTTTTTACTGGCCACTTTCCGCAACAACCGGTTTTTCCAGGCGTATTGATTCTTGAAGCATTGGCTCAATGTACCGGGATCTTGGCCTTTAAATCTACCACAAAACCAGCTGAAAACGAGCTTTACTATTTTGCCGGTATCGATAATGCTCGCTTCAAGAAGCCAGTTGGCCCAGGTGACGTATTGCACCTTGAAGTTGAATTATTACGCGACCGTCGTGGTATCGGTAAATTTAGTTGTGTCGCCAAAGTAGAAGGCGAAGTGGTATGTAGCGGCGAAATCATGTGCGCACGTAGGGCCTACAAGTAA
- a CDS encoding OmpH family outer membrane protein, translated as MKKLIAAVALAATIVTPSFSALAETKIAVINIAEVFQQLPQRDTLQKTLKDEFEVRVQEVRGLEAEMQRLYDKREKDGELLGQQEVTKITRQLETMQAEYKLKRKNLEEDQRRRGAEEQQKLMIKVQDAIVEVSKAQGYDLVLPLDATAYASDSLDITKQVVQQVSKSK; from the coding sequence TTGAAAAAACTAATTGCTGCTGTTGCCCTTGCTGCAACTATCGTAACCCCAAGTTTTAGTGCGCTAGCAGAAACTAAAATTGCTGTGATTAATATTGCTGAAGTTTTTCAACAATTGCCTCAGCGTGACACTTTGCAAAAAACCTTAAAAGACGAGTTTGAAGTGCGCGTGCAGGAAGTTCGTGGCTTGGAAGCTGAAATGCAGCGTCTTTACGACAAGCGTGAGAAAGATGGGGAGCTGCTAGGTCAGCAGGAAGTGACTAAAATTACCCGTCAGCTTGAAACTATGCAAGCAGAGTACAAGCTTAAGCGTAAAAACTTAGAAGAAGACCAACGTCGTCGTGGCGCTGAAGAGCAACAAAAATTGATGATTAAAGTTCAAGACGCAATTGTTGAAGTATCTAAAGCACAGGGCTACGATTTAGTATTACCTTTAGATGCAACAGCGTATGCATCTGACTCTTTGGATATTACCAAGCAGGTTGTTCAACAAGTGAGTAAGAGTAAGTAA
- the lpxA gene encoding acyl-ACP--UDP-N-acetylglucosamine O-acyltransferase: MIDSTASIHSSAIIEGNVKIGANTTVGAFTIIRGEVEIGENCQIASHVVIKGHSKIGNNNRIFQFASVGEDCQDLKYAGEDTYLEIGDNNTIRESVTIHRGTTQDQSITKIGSNCLFMINAHVAHDCVVGNGCIFANNATLAGHVTIGDNVIFGGQAAIHQFGKVGSYAFVGGCAAVNKDVPPYVMAVGNYARPVAVNTEGLLRRGFSKDAIKAIRQAYKTLYRSGNTLEEALSQIELSAEQYPEVKLFADFLKENGRGIVR; encoded by the coding sequence ATGATAGATAGCACTGCAAGTATACATTCAAGCGCCATTATCGAAGGTAATGTAAAAATTGGCGCCAACACCACTGTTGGTGCTTTTACCATTATTCGCGGTGAAGTTGAGATTGGAGAAAACTGTCAAATCGCTTCACATGTAGTGATTAAAGGTCACTCTAAAATCGGCAATAATAACCGTATTTTTCAGTTTGCCTCGGTAGGTGAAGACTGCCAAGACTTGAAATATGCCGGTGAAGATACCTATTTAGAGATTGGCGACAACAATACTATCCGCGAAAGTGTAACAATTCACCGAGGCACTACCCAAGACCAAAGCATTACCAAAATTGGCAGTAACTGCTTATTTATGATTAATGCTCACGTTGCTCACGATTGTGTTGTAGGTAATGGTTGTATTTTTGCTAACAATGCCACGTTAGCTGGTCACGTTACTATTGGTGATAACGTTATTTTTGGCGGCCAAGCGGCTATTCATCAGTTTGGTAAAGTTGGCTCTTACGCCTTTGTTGGAGGCTGCGCGGCAGTAAATAAAGATGTTCCTCCTTATGTGATGGCTGTCGGTAACTACGCTCGTCCGGTAGCGGTGAATACTGAAGGTTTACTACGCAGAGGCTTCAGTAAAGATGCTATTAAGGCGATTCGTCAAGCCTATAAAACGCTTTACCGCAGTGGCAATACCTTAGAGGAAGCCCTTAGCCAGATAGAGTTATCTGCTGAGCAATATCCGGAGGTTAAGCTGTTCGCTGATTTTCTAAAAGAAAACGGTCGAGGCATCGTTCGCTAA